In a single window of the Cupriavidus sp. P-10 genome:
- a CDS encoding Bug family tripartite tricarboxylate transporter substrate binding protein, which yields MTRPIDRRTAGKWLFAGAATAATAGLPRALLAQPAFPSKTLQLVVPYPAGGTTDVVARTLAHGLSARAPAPVIVENRPGGSSSIGTGFVARAAADGHTLLVTTGSTVTLLPHTQGLPFDPLKALAPVAELGRTPLFLYANPRIPAKDLKGLVAWMKANPGKITYGSYGQGTQGHFGGVILGKAAGVDMLHVPFQGGAPALQALVGGHVQLLIDAYQPAMEQVKAGRVLALAVSSPERSPYAPAVPTFRELGLPQVESISGFFGMFAPAATKPETVAALSRLVSGITASDAYRQSLAKLGVLPPQALGPAQMGQSIRQTHAAWAKFVRDIGYRHGDT from the coding sequence ATGACCCGACCCATTGACCGACGAACGGCAGGCAAGTGGCTGTTTGCCGGCGCCGCCACGGCAGCCACCGCCGGCCTGCCGCGCGCGCTGCTGGCGCAGCCGGCCTTTCCGTCAAAGACGCTGCAGCTCGTCGTGCCCTATCCGGCAGGCGGCACGACCGATGTGGTGGCCCGTACGCTGGCGCACGGCTTGTCGGCTCGCGCTCCTGCGCCGGTGATCGTAGAGAACCGGCCCGGCGGCTCCAGTTCCATCGGCACCGGCTTCGTCGCCCGCGCTGCGGCGGACGGCCACACGCTGCTGGTAACCACGGGCAGCACCGTGACGCTGCTGCCGCATACGCAGGGGCTGCCGTTCGATCCGCTGAAGGCGTTGGCGCCGGTGGCGGAGCTGGGCCGCACGCCGCTGTTCCTGTATGCCAATCCCCGCATCCCTGCGAAGGACCTGAAGGGGCTGGTCGCGTGGATGAAGGCCAATCCCGGGAAGATCACCTACGGGTCGTACGGGCAAGGCACGCAAGGGCACTTCGGTGGCGTGATCCTGGGCAAGGCGGCGGGGGTGGACATGCTGCACGTCCCGTTCCAGGGCGGCGCGCCTGCGCTGCAGGCCCTGGTTGGCGGCCATGTGCAACTGCTGATCGACGCGTACCAGCCGGCGATGGAGCAGGTAAAGGCAGGCAGGGTGCTTGCGCTGGCGGTGTCGAGCCCGGAACGCAGCCCGTACGCCCCTGCCGTGCCGACCTTCCGCGAGCTGGGCCTGCCGCAGGTCGAGTCCATCAGCGGGTTCTTCGGCATGTTCGCGCCCGCGGCGACAAAGCCCGAGACCGTTGCCGCGCTGAGCCGGCTGGTCTCCGGCATCACTGCCTCCGATGCCTATCGGCAGAGCCTGGCGAAGCTGGGCGTCCTGCCGCCGCAGGCCCTGGGCCCGGCGCAGATGGGCCAGTCGATCCGGCAGACCCATGCGGCCTGGGCGAAGTTTGTCCGCGACATCGGCTATCGGCACGGCGACACCTGA